A DNA window from Mobula hypostoma chromosome 3, sMobHyp1.1, whole genome shotgun sequence contains the following coding sequences:
- the LOC134344583 gene encoding LOW QUALITY PROTEIN: solute carrier family 52, riboflavin transporter, member 3-like (The sequence of the model RefSeq protein was modified relative to this genomic sequence to represent the inferred CDS: inserted 1 base in 1 codon) gives MTQPVEDHRMATSSVKDSVLTHLLVAVFGMGSWLAVNSLWVELPVVTKSLPEGWNLPAYLTVLIALANVGPLFITVAHKFLPGLLEERCLIYTIQALGVVSSGALALXLGQDHGDWRNAAQCCLPNLDLCPGLCLLHLQRHLPAFHVSPAFQIHPILLCGPGLQRPGALPSRPGAGCRPTGVPQCFRRQ, from the exons ATCACAGGATGGCCACGTCTTCCGTGAAGGACTCCGTCCTCACCCACCTACTGGTGGCCGTGTTCGGGATGGGGTCATGGCTTGCGGTGAACTCCCTGTGGGTGGAACTTCCAGTGGTGACCAAGAGCCTACCTGAAG GGTGGAACTTGCCGGCCTATCTGACTGTGCTGATTGCTCTGGCCAACGTGGGTCCCCTCTTCATCACCGTGGCTCACAAGTTTTTACCGGGTCTGCTGGAGGAACGGTGCCTCATCTACACCATCCAGGCCCTCGGTGTTGTCTCCTCCGGTGCCCTGGCCC TCCTGGGACAGGACCATGGAGATTGGCGGAATGCAGCGCAGTGTTGCCTTCCTAACCTTGACCTTTGTCCTGGCCTCTGTCTGCTGCACCTCCAACGTCACCTTCCTGCCTTTCATGTATCACCTGCCTTCCAAATTCATCCGATCCTTCTTTGTGGGCCAGGGCTTCAGCGCCCTGGTGCCCTGCCTAGCCGCCCTGGTGCAGGGTGTCGGCCAACTGGAGTGCCGCAATGTTTCAGACGCCAATAG